Sequence from the Acidobacteriota bacterium genome:
CCCTGGCAACAACACCAGCCGTCCGAGGACCGGATCTGGCCCGAGCATTTCCCTTCCTGCCAACCCTACACCGGGGTCCAGGGACTTCACATTCTCTGCCGGGCCGCCGAGCGGGGATACTCGGACCCCCGCTGGGGCACCCGGGACCGGATCGAAGCCGCCGGGGGCCGGATTTCCAAGAACCAGACGGGCGTCCTCCCCCTCCCGGCCGGGGACCTTGATTCCCCGCCGGTGGAGGACGGCTCCGAAGAGGGCTCGGCCGCTCTTTTCAACGTCGAGCAGACCGAGGGCCTGTTCCTCCCGCCGCGCGACGACCGGGACCCGCCTTCCTGGGAGGTATACGAACGGGTCGAGCGCCTTCTCGAAGCCAGCGGCGTCAGCCGCCACCACGAACCCGGCGACCAGGCCGGCTACCACCTGGGAGAGGACCGGATCGTCCTCCCGCCGCCCTCCCAATTCGTCGGCGCCCAGCGCTATTACCAGACCCTTCTTCACGAACTCGGCCACGGGACCGGCCACCCGGACCGGTTGAACCGACCGGGCCTCGCCGCCGCCCTTCGGGACGGGACCGCCTTGCCTGCTGCCGCCCGCGAGGAGCTCCGGGCCGAGATCGCGGCCCTGATGACCGGCGTCCGGATCGGCCTCGGCCACCGGCCCCGCAATGGGGAGTTCTACACCAAGCACTGGATCCAACTCCTGGAGTCCGATCCCCGGGAACTGGTCCGGGCCGCTGCCGACGCCTGGCGCATGAGCGAGGCCCTGCTCTCCGGCGCCCGCGAGATCAAGGAGCGGACCACCGAGCCGTCCTCGGTCCGTTCCGACGTCCGGGAGGCGCCACGGATCCGTCTCCGCCAGATTGCCCCGGTGCTCGCCTCCCCTCCGCTCCCCGCTCTGGAACCGCCCCGTCCGGCGCCGGGCTCCGACGTGCTGGAGCGCTTCGGCTGGCACGGACCCGAGGCCGAATGGATCGCCCTGGTCTGCCGCCACGGCGGCTGGTTCACCCGCGCCCAGTTCTGCGCCCATTTCCGCTGCCGGAGAAACCGCGCCCTGCGCTTCGTCCGCCTCCTCCTCAGACGCCGCCACGGTGTCGAGGAGGACCTCGACGGACTGCCCACCACCACGCGACTCGTCCGCATCGCCGCCAAGGCCCTGTACCGGGCGCTGGGACTGGAGCGCGTCCCCCACCCCGGGTCTTCCGCCTGGGTCCGGCTCCGCCGGCTGCTCTCGCTCGATTACGTCCTCGATCACCCCCAGCGGCAGTGGCTTCCCACCGGGCGGGAGAAGGCCTGGGCGCTCGAAGCGCTGGGCCTTTCCCGGCGGCTGTTCCCTTGCCGGCACTATGCCGGCCATGCCCAGGGGCGGAGCCGCTACTTCCCCCGCAAGCTCCCACTGGCCCTGGAGGAGGACCGGGCAACCTTCGTCTACGTCGATCCCGGCCGGGACACCGACTCGGAGATGCTCTCATGGGGGGCGGAGCACGCCCGGCTCTGGGCCGCGCTGCGCGCAAAAGACCACCCGGTGCACGTCGTCGCGGTGGCCCGCGACGGCCTCCGGCAGGAGCGGGCCGGGAAGGTCCTGCGGCGCTGGTCCCCCCCGGGTCCCGAGGCCGAGTTCGAGCCTCTGTCCCCGGAGCAGGAGCAGACCATCCGCCGCATCGGGCAGGCCGTCGGTGCCAACGACCAGGAATACCTCGCCCACTACGGCGGCTTTGTGAAAGCCATGGACCACCGACAGGCGTTGCTGGAGCGGGCCACCGCGCCCATGCGCCAAGACCGCATCCGCATCGACCGGGGCCGGACCTGGCTCTCGGCCCGGATTCCAGCGGATACCGGGGGAGTGTTGTGGATCGCCTAAGGGGCCGCGCGCGCCCGGTCCCGGGTGGAACCTGTGCACGTCGTGGACCCACGGGCTGCGAAGAGCACGGAAAGTCCCATTGACGGCAATGTGGCGGACCGCTCCCGGGCCGTGTTC
This genomic interval carries:
- a CDS encoding zincin-like metallopeptidase domain-containing protein codes for the protein MLWRRRVPPPEPRTVLETFVRRILGQLRNRRSPWQQHQPSEDRIWPEHFPSCQPYTGVQGLHILCRAAERGYSDPRWGTRDRIEAAGGRISKNQTGVLPLPAGDLDSPPVEDGSEEGSAALFNVEQTEGLFLPPRDDRDPPSWEVYERVERLLEASGVSRHHEPGDQAGYHLGEDRIVLPPPSQFVGAQRYYQTLLHELGHGTGHPDRLNRPGLAAALRDGTALPAAAREELRAEIAALMTGVRIGLGHRPRNGEFYTKHWIQLLESDPRELVRAAADAWRMSEALLSGAREIKERTTEPSSVRSDVREAPRIRLRQIAPVLASPPLPALEPPRPAPGSDVLERFGWHGPEAEWIALVCRHGGWFTRAQFCAHFRCRRNRALRFVRLLLRRRHGVEEDLDGLPTTTRLVRIAAKALYRALGLERVPHPGSSAWVRLRRLLSLDYVLDHPQRQWLPTGREKAWALEALGLSRRLFPCRHYAGHAQGRSRYFPRKLPLALEEDRATFVYVDPGRDTDSEMLSWGAEHARLWAALRAKDHPVHVVAVARDGLRQERAGKVLRRWSPPGPEAEFEPLSPEQEQTIRRIGQAVGANDQEYLAHYGGFVKAMDHRQALLERATAPMRQDRIRIDRGRTWLSARIPADTGGVLWIA